A genomic stretch from Verrucomicrobiota bacterium includes:
- a CDS encoding HAD family hydrolase, translating into MLKDLYLVHLSIHGLIRGTNLELGRDADTGGQCKYVLELVKALAEHPSTGQVDLFTRQIIDPKVSADYKRPEEKIAKNAFVKRVPAGPKRYLRKETLWRHLDEFVDQCLARFREAGRLPDVIHGHYADAGYVGSQLASLLGCPFIFTGHSLGRTKKARLLVGKADPQRIEKRYNLGARLEAEEMALDAASFVCTSTTQEVEEQYSVYENYDPARMRVIPPGVDVDRFAKPVPPPLRERVVAKLGRFLRAPDRPAILAIARADEKKNLSSLVKAYGQNQGLQEKANLVIVAGNRESLSELNAGARRVWTELLQLIDDFDLHGRVAIPKQHEPDEIPAFYQFAEQTGGLFVNPALTEPFGLTLIEAASAGTPVVATHDGGPQDILANCQNGLLVDPTNIPEISQALSQALSDQKQWRTWSASGKEGVRRHYSWPGHVERYLKEAEGFLKEITEPNLILQKQRTGLPLTDRIVFTGLSDDFLEGDAEALASAREILESDVPKLGFGIASGRDLKSAISLLRELGLPQPDVYITQLGADIHYGSRKVLDKKWHQHLSYRWDAEGIRQLLEGVPGIRLQTEKGRQHPFKISYHYETEVADSRRALQRLLREANLAAKVILSQDSLLDIIPIRSGKGLAIRHVAWRWGIPADNVLFYARRGSDYEALSGQFLGVLGSDHSPELKPTAHLPRVYASPYPNFRGLLDGIRAYQFDTRIRVPKSAQGLEPVGGQEQESALQPDVVVHFDKEE; encoded by the coding sequence ATGCTGAAAGACCTTTATCTTGTCCATCTCTCGATCCACGGGCTCATTCGCGGGACCAACCTGGAGCTGGGTCGCGATGCCGACACCGGTGGCCAGTGCAAGTATGTCCTGGAACTGGTCAAGGCCTTGGCAGAACATCCTTCCACCGGGCAAGTGGATCTTTTCACCCGCCAAATCATCGATCCCAAAGTCAGCGCCGACTACAAGAGGCCCGAGGAAAAAATCGCCAAAAACGCTTTCGTCAAGAGAGTCCCGGCCGGCCCCAAACGCTACCTTCGCAAAGAGACCCTTTGGCGGCACTTGGATGAATTTGTCGATCAATGCCTGGCCCGCTTTCGGGAAGCCGGACGTCTCCCGGACGTCATCCATGGTCACTACGCCGATGCCGGTTATGTCGGCAGCCAGTTGGCGTCCCTCTTAGGGTGTCCCTTCATCTTCACGGGGCATTCACTAGGTCGCACGAAAAAGGCGCGCCTCCTGGTGGGGAAAGCCGATCCCCAGCGGATCGAAAAACGCTACAATCTCGGGGCCCGCTTGGAAGCCGAGGAAATGGCCCTCGACGCGGCCTCTTTTGTCTGCACGAGCACGACCCAGGAAGTCGAAGAACAGTATTCGGTCTATGAAAATTACGATCCCGCTCGCATGCGGGTCATCCCGCCCGGCGTCGATGTGGATCGTTTTGCCAAGCCCGTCCCTCCCCCGCTGCGAGAGCGAGTGGTCGCCAAACTGGGTCGTTTTCTGCGAGCGCCGGATCGACCCGCCATCCTGGCCATCGCCCGCGCCGACGAGAAGAAGAACCTCAGCTCTCTGGTGAAAGCCTACGGCCAAAACCAAGGCCTTCAAGAAAAGGCCAACCTGGTCATCGTGGCTGGCAATCGCGAGTCGCTCTCCGAACTGAACGCCGGAGCGCGCCGAGTCTGGACGGAGCTCCTCCAACTCATCGATGACTTTGATCTCCATGGCCGAGTCGCCATCCCCAAACAGCACGAACCCGATGAGATCCCGGCCTTCTATCAGTTTGCCGAGCAAACGGGTGGTCTCTTCGTCAATCCCGCCCTCACCGAACCCTTCGGACTCACCTTGATCGAGGCCGCCTCGGCCGGGACCCCCGTCGTGGCCACCCATGATGGCGGACCGCAAGACATCCTCGCCAACTGTCAAAATGGTCTCCTCGTGGACCCCACCAACATCCCGGAAATCTCCCAAGCCCTCAGCCAAGCGCTCTCTGACCAGAAACAATGGCGCACTTGGTCGGCGTCTGGCAAGGAGGGCGTCCGCCGCCACTACTCCTGGCCCGGGCATGTCGAACGCTACCTCAAAGAAGCAGAAGGCTTTCTCAAGGAAATCACCGAGCCCAATCTCATCCTCCAAAAGCAGCGAACTGGCCTGCCTCTGACCGATCGCATTGTCTTCACCGGCCTGTCCGATGACTTCCTGGAAGGCGATGCCGAAGCCCTCGCCAGCGCGCGAGAAATCCTCGAGTCGGACGTGCCCAAATTGGGCTTCGGGATTGCCAGCGGACGCGACCTGAAGTCAGCCATTTCCCTCCTCCGGGAACTCGGCCTCCCGCAACCGGACGTCTACATAACGCAGTTAGGCGCAGACATTCACTATGGGTCCCGCAAAGTGCTGGACAAAAAATGGCACCAACATCTTTCCTATCGCTGGGACGCCGAGGGGATTCGGCAGCTCCTGGAGGGCGTGCCCGGGATCCGCTTGCAGACTGAAAAGGGTCGCCAGCATCCCTTTAAGATCTCTTACCACTACGAAACCGAGGTCGCCGACTCCCGTCGCGCCCTCCAAAGGCTGCTTCGCGAGGCCAACCTGGCGGCCAAGGTCATCCTTTCCCAAGACAGCCTGCTCGATATCATACCGATTCGCTCCGGCAAAGGTCTGGCCATTCGCCATGTGGCTTGGCGTTGGGGCATTCCGGCCGACAATGTGCTTTTTTATGCCCGCCGAGGCAGCGACTACGAAGCGCTTTCTGGTCAGTTCTTGGGAGTCCTCGGCTCTGACCACTCCCCGGAACTCAAACCGACCGCCCACCTCCCCCGGGTCTACGCCTCGCCCTACCCCAACTTCCGCGGCCTCCTCGACGGCATCCGCGCTTACCAGTTCGACACCCGGATCCGTGTCCCCAAAAGCGCTCAAGGCCTTGAGCCCGTCGGCGGCCAGGAACAAGAGTCCGCCTTGCAACCCGACGTCGTCGTTCATTTCGACAAAGAAGAATAA
- a CDS encoding ROK family protein, protein MSQEAPPLLAGLEAGGTKMVCAVAQTPEEILRETRIPTTQPEETLSAVAAFFREATQDFGPLASLGIGSFGPANVHARSPGFGEILTTPKEGWTGVNMIQRVQEQLAEPVPIAFDTDVNAAAIGEASFGAGRGHRYVCYVTVGTGIGGGFLMDGQPLHGRMHPEIGHMAMPNLDLEYGKDTNVCPFHLSCLEGRASGTALNTRWGQHGSELPEDHPAWELHARYLSLAAMNLTAAWSPDVILFGGGVFQQAGLIDRIRSTFEKDTGGYWSLPPLDVYLQTPELGQQAGIVGALVMAQRAVTPF, encoded by the coding sequence ATGAGCCAAGAAGCCCCACCCCTCCTCGCTGGTCTCGAAGCGGGCGGCACCAAGATGGTGTGCGCCGTGGCCCAGACCCCCGAGGAAATCCTGCGGGAAACCCGCATTCCCACCACCCAGCCGGAGGAAACCCTCTCGGCGGTAGCCGCCTTCTTTCGGGAAGCCACCCAAGACTTCGGCCCCTTGGCCTCCCTTGGCATCGGCTCCTTTGGCCCCGCCAACGTGCATGCCCGCTCCCCAGGTTTTGGAGAAATTCTCACGACTCCCAAGGAAGGCTGGACGGGAGTGAATATGATCCAGCGAGTCCAAGAGCAGTTGGCTGAACCGGTCCCGATCGCCTTCGACACCGACGTGAACGCGGCCGCCATCGGGGAGGCCAGTTTCGGCGCCGGTCGCGGTCATCGCTATGTCTGCTATGTCACCGTCGGCACGGGCATCGGCGGCGGATTTCTCATGGATGGGCAGCCCTTGCACGGGCGGATGCATCCAGAAATCGGCCACATGGCCATGCCGAATCTGGATCTCGAATACGGGAAAGACACCAATGTTTGCCCCTTTCACCTCTCCTGTTTGGAAGGTCGTGCCAGCGGTACCGCGCTCAACACCCGCTGGGGCCAGCATGGGAGCGAGCTGCCCGAGGACCATCCCGCCTGGGAACTGCATGCCCGCTATCTCTCGCTGGCCGCCATGAATCTGACGGCCGCTTGGTCGCCCGACGTCATTCTCTTTGGCGGAGGAGTCTTCCAACAGGCGGGCTTGATCGACCGCATTCGCAGCACCTTTGAGAAGGATACCGGAGGCTATTGGTCGCTCCCGCCCCTCGATGTCTACCTGCAAACCCCCGAGCTCGGCCAGCAGGCCGGCATCGTGGGAGCCCTGGTCATGGCCCAGCGAGCGGTCACCCCATTCTAA